CGGTAATATTATTTTCTAATTCAAACATAATATAAAATTCCTCAACATAACCAAGAATTATATCTATGTCCTGTTTATTTCTACTTTCTTTTATAACATTTTTTAATTCTTGTTCAAGGTATTTCACTGCATTTTTTAATTCAAAACCGCAATACTCGATATTTTTAAAAAAATTATTCAAAACTATACTCCTCTACTAAAAAGTCTTATACTATATTATTTATTATTGATTTTCTAAATTTATTTTTAATATAAGAAACCTTTAATACTTATACTTTAAAATGTTTAGTTATTTATACCATCTTGAAAATCCTCTAAATATTTTAAAATCACTCAATTCTACACTTCTTTAATCACAGGAATTTTAAATAGTCTTACATCCATTCCCAATTCTCTAATTCTTTTGACATGTTGTAATAAGTTTACCTTACTAAAAAAAGGAATAATGTTTCTAATGTCTCCCTCTTTACTAGTAGAAATTGCATAAACTACAATTGATTTATCAAATGGGAAATTATCAATACTATAAGATTTATCACTAAATTTATTCTTAATATGCTTTATAAGCTCTCCCCTATACTCTGGAATATTTTTTAGTAAATCCATTGAAACTGACCCTTGTGAAAAAAGATGACTTAAAGTAGCAGATGAAGTATCTTTTTTTACACAAACAAAATGATTTTCTCTCGAAAATAAATCACAAATTTCTATCTTACTTCTAGAATTTGGCACTTGAAAATTCTTTTTATCCATTAGTATAAAAAAATCATTACGCTGCCTTTCATTATAAACTCCCTCACTCTCACCTTCTTTAATAGGTTCTAAAAAGCTCCCTTCTATTAATTTTATTTGATTTACACTTTCCTGGATCATATTGTAGTAATTATCCTCAATGTAATACCAATTGTTCAATGTAAATATATATAATTTACCATCATAATTGATTTCACACACGATAAATTCTTTTATACTTACAGACGTGGTAATAGGATTTCCGAATTCATCCAAGCCTATTACCTTTATCTTTTCATAATTATTAATATGGAAATTGTCCAGAAAATCATATAATTTTAGTATATCTAATTCTTCAATTTCTTTTATTTTAGAGTTATATACTATTCTAAAACTATTGCATCTTTCATATTCAATCATATCTGGATATGTTAACACTATATCCTCTTCTCTTTTCTCTATTTTTTTCCATATCGTTTGGAATAATGTATTTTTTATTTCTTTATTCTTTATTAATGTCATATTATCAACAAAATCAAATTCATCTTTATAATCTTTACTAAAATATAGATCTAATAAACTACTACATTTCTCACCTAACTGTACAAATGTAGTATCGCTGTCTAAACTTAATGATGATGTTCCCCTTAAGTTTTTACCAATCTCCTCTATCTTACTTTTTCCTGACACTAAATTAATAATATCTTGTTGAAAGTCAAAATCAAATTCCCCTATTCTACTCCCCTTATTAATATGAATTCTTTTTTGTCTAGTCTTAGTGTCAATGTTTCTTACATCTAAAGCTTTTAATTCCAATGGATTGACACAGTTTAACGTTACCTTTAATCCAAAATCATTTTCTAATTTATCCTTATTAATTCCTGTAAACCCCATGCCTCCAGTAATCCCAAAGAAATATGCATCATTATCTTTATAAATCTTTATTAAAATTATAAATGAATTAACTGTATTTTTTAATTTTTCTTTATCTACAATTTCAACATCATTCTCAAGAAATTTTAGCCATTTTTGTTCTCTAGTTTTATTTCTTTGAATATACACTTTAGTTTCAAAATTTAAATTTTCATTTAGTATATTTAATTCTTCATAATTATTCTCACTATTAACTTTTTTATCAATTATAATCTCTTTAAAATCTTCTACTGTATTCTTAAATAAATAATATGATAATTTCACCCAATCTCACCTTCCCTTATATTCCATCTTATATAATAATTATACAGCAAAATACTATTTTTAAAAAAACTATTTTGTATTAATTGATAAATTTCATTTTTATTATGACACTCTTATATAAAAGCTCTGACTATATCTATCATACAAATCATACCTGCTGATTTCACTTACAACTTTAACTCCTTGGCTGTTTTTGAGCAAAGAAAAAGACACATTGAAGATAACTTCAATGTGTTCTTTATACACTATAACTTCTTTTACAAAGTCTCTTATGAACTTTTTGCATTCAGGAACATTCCTGCTAATTACATAGCCACTAAAATTGCTTAACAGACTTCTTACATCTGTTTCTGTTACTAATTGATTAATATCCTTAGCTTCAATTTCTGACAGCTTAGCTTCTAATTCACTCTTACAATTCTTAAGCTCATCCATTTTAGCTTTAAATTCTTCTTGAACAAATCCGTTTGTTATAGCAGTTACTATATTACTAATTTGCCCTTCAACTTCATCTATTTGTTTTACTAATACTAACTTCTTTTCATCATCAACTTTATTTTGCTTTTGAAGGTTCTTATTAATACCTTCTGCTATATAAATTATTGCCCTATCATTAAATGTTTTTCTTTCTAATTCAGACAATACATATTCTTCAATATACTCCTTACATATTTCTTTATTGTCACAAACCTTAGAGCTTGTCTTTTGTCTAAATGAGCATCTATAAGACACATACATAGGCTTATTTTTAGCATGTCCACGATTTCCTTAATAAGCATCCACAGCGTATTAATCCGGTGAGTAAATAATTTTCCTTTGCCTTATTAGTTCCTGGTTTCTTTCTACGCATTTTTAGAATTTCTTCAAAGTCTTCCTTAGAAACTATTGCTGGTATGCCACCTTCTATTCTTATTATTTCACTTTCATCTTTATAGGCGTGCGATTTTTTTCCCGAAAGCATACTTCTTCGCTGTTTTATTGTAAGTATACACTCCAGTATATTTTTCATTAGTTAATATGCTATGGATGCTATTCACTTTAAACATTGTACCAGCTTTAGTCTTAAAGCCTCTTTCATTTAATTAAATGAAACTTATTTTAATATCTACAATTGTATCTTATACTTTTCATTTTAATCTCTTTTTTAGTTCATTCGCAATTTCATTCAAAGTTAATACTGAATTTATTTTTCTTTCTAGCTTCTTAAATTTAATTTTACGTTTATGTACATAGTTTAAATATCTATCAATTGAATTCAAATAATTTAATCCTTCTATCCATCTAACCCTAATTACATTTTGAACATTTTCTATAAGTTCACTACCTTTATAACTTTCAAATTCTCTATTAATGGATTCAACTACCTCTGTTTTATCTACGCAATAAATTTGTTGTAATGAATTAAATTTCATACTGCTGTTTGCTATATATAGTTCAATAAAATCTCTCCATATATTTTTATGATATTCTATATAAGCATTTCTTCCGCCTAAGTCTTCTATTACCTCAATTTTTCTTTTTATTAATTCCATTTTATCTTTATAAGATTTCAATCCATCTAAATATCCATAAATGTCACTTCTAATCTTAAAGTCATTATGTTTATATAACTTTTTATCAAATTCTAACCCCCTTACCATTCTTCTCAAAACCTCATTATTGTTGTAAACTATCACAGCAATTTCACTAATTATATTTTGAATGTCATTTAACTTTTCAGCTACTTTATTTACATTTTCCTTTTCCTTATTTTCCCAAACCTCTTCAATAGTCAATTCTTTTTTCCTTTTATTTAAATTAATTCCATATAGCAATACGGTAATAATTATTATTATTAGAATTAAGTTTTCATATTTTTGTAAAAATTCCATAAAAGCTACAAAATTATCTTTCATGGAGTAAACCACATCTTTTATATTTACTAAATTAAGCATAATATAATTAATTATTAAATCTTTATAAAAACATATAACCATATATATACAAAACAGTATGTAAATAATTCTTATTTTTAATATATATTTTACTATTGAAATAATTCCATTAATAATCATCCACACTTTTTCTCTTATATTTGGAGAACATTTAAATTGATTTGAATACTCACTAATTATATCTCCTAAAAGTTCGTAATTATCACATATATTTTTATTATTAAAAAACAAATACGGTGTTTTTTCTAATATTATCAAAAAAATATTTAAAATTTTTAGTGCTCTTTGTACAGTGTTATAATTGAAAGTCTTAATACTATAAATCACCTTATAATAAGAATATATCTTCATTCTCATATGCACATAATCCATAAAAATAGACAATATTAAAAACACTAGAAATTGCATAATATAATTCATTGAGCCCTCTCTTTTACATCCTAATTATACATATTACACAAAATTATACCATAAAATACAATCTACTAAAATATATTTAATAAATTAAAATCAAACTATAATTTTTTATAACAAAACAACCCACGAAAATCAATTTTAGATTCTCGTGGGTTTCATGGTGGAGGCGAAGCATGACCTTTAAAATCCACTAAAGCATAGCTTTCTTCTCCATATTCCTTAAAAGATTTTATAAGAGTTCACTATGTTTATTTTAAGTTTTCTAAATACCTTAAACTTAGCTAGATTCTATTTAAATTCTATTAAAGGACTTTCCTTTGCTTTCATATCTTTTCCAACATTGAAGTTCGTTATTTTATTATCATTGGCATTTGATATTATAAGCATAGTAATATCATCCAATCCTTTTTCTTTAATAAAGTTCCTGTCAAAGCTTATGAGAAGATCACCTTTTTTTACAGCTTTTCCTTCTTCACAATGCAGTTCAAAACCTTCTCCATTTAAAGTTACAGTATCAATACCTACATGAATAAGAGATTCTACTCCATCTTTTGTTTTAATACCAACTGCATGCTTACTTTCTTTCATAACTACAACGATAGTTCCATCACAAGGAGAGTATATTTTTCCTTCACTTGGCTTAATTGCAATTCCTTCCCCCATCATCTTCTGTGAAAATACTTCATCCTGTACATCTTTTAAATCTACACTTACACCAGTAGCAAATGCATACAACCTTTTATTCTTTTTTTTATTAAATATATTAAACATAGATTCACCTATTTTAAATCTGGCCAATATTCTTTATTAGCCTCAATCATATCATCTAAAATCTGTTTTGCTACAAATGCAGATGGAATTGTTTTATTCATAGTAAATGCCATAAGTGCTTTTTCATATGAGCCTTCAATAGCAGCCTCAACTACCAGTTTTTCTGATGCTTCTTGTTGTTCAATTATTCCTTTATAGAAAGTTGGGATTTCTCCTACACGCACTGGTTCTGGCCCATCTTTAGTTATATATGCAGGCACTTCTACCATGGCATCGTCAGGTAAGTTTTTTATTGCTCCATTATTTTCTACCATAACTAAGTGTCTCTTTCTTAAATCAAAAGCTAAGCTCATAGCAACTTCAACAATAAATTCTCCATGCACTCCAGTAAAGAATTGTGTAAGATCAATTTGCCCTGTAGCATTATATTGATCTACAGCATCAAATATCTTCTTCTCTCTTCCTTCCATTACTTCATTAGCTCTAGTATGATTTTTATCTGCTTCTTTTACAATTCTATCTCCTAAAAGATAATATTGCATATACGTATTTGGAAGATATTTAGGGAACATTTGCACTATATGTTTAGCATTATCAAATGTATGAAGCCATGATGCATCATTATGTCTTACTTCACTTCTTGAATCAGGTGGAATATAACCATGTTCCTTTACATATGCTTTTAACTCCTCAGTTTTATCTTCACCACTAACTCTAATTTTTGTAAACCACCCAAAGTGATTTAATCCAAAATAATCTGCTTCTATATCATGTCTATCACAATCTAAGATATTAGCCATATTTCTCATAATTGCAACTGGCATATCACATATATTTAAAATCCTTGCATTTGGTCTTAACTTATACATAGCTTTTGCTACAATAGCTGCTGGATTAGAATAATTAACAATCCAATAATTTTTATTTGCATATTTTTCGCAAAAATCTATCATTTCAACCATAGGATATATTGTTCTTAATCCATATGCTAATCCTCCAGGACCACATGTCTCTTGACCAACCACATCATATTTTAGTGGAATTTTTTCGTCTTGTTCTCTCATTTTATATAATCCAACACGCATTTGAGCAAAAACAAAATCTGCATCTTTAAATCCTTCTTCTGGATCAGTTGTAAGAACAAGTTTTACCTCTGGATCAAACATTTCTACTACTTTCTTTACTATCACTCCTACTTTATTTTGACGTTCCGCATTTATATCATATAATCTTAATTCTGATATTTTAAAATCCTCTTTCTTTGAAAGTAAACTCTTTACAATCCCTGGTGTATATGTGCTTCCTCCGCCTACTATTACTAATTTAAATTTTTTCATTTTAATAATTCCTCCTTAATTTTATTCTACTCTGTCTAATGCTTCATCTACTATTGTTCTAATTTTATTAATTGAAAGGCCATATACAACTTGTATATTATTTCCTTTTTTCACAACACCTGCTGCACCTGTTCCTTTTAAAGCTTCTTCATCAATTAAGCTATTATCTACAACATCCACTCTAAGTCTTGAAAAACAATTTTCTACTGTAACTATATTTGCTTTTCCACCTAATGCTTTAATTATTGTTAACGCCTTTTCATCATCGTTATTAGCTTTGCTATTATTTTTATTTGCTGATTTCATATCTTGCTTAACTTTTGCTGCATTCTCATTTAAATCAATTACAGCATCTGCATCATTCTCTTCTCTTCCAGGTGTTCTTAAATTCATCTTCTCAATCATAAATTTGAATACTAAGAAAATCACAACTATTTCAACTAATCCTACTAGTATATACACAGGCCAATGAGTTTTGCCTATACCCGCTGGCAAGTTTATTACTAGAAAATCTAATATTCCATTAGTTGCACACACTCTTACATTTAATAGGTATACAAACATTTGGAATAATCCATCAATCACTGAATAAACAAACCATAATAATGGTGCTGCAAAAATAAATGTAAATTCTAATGGTTCTGTAATACCTGCGATTACGGCTGTTAATGTTGATGGTATTAATTGTGCCTTTAAATTACTGCGCTTTGCTTTTTTAGCAGTGAAGTAAAATGCTAAGGCAACTCCAATTACACCAAAAGTTTTAACTAATCCATATGTTAAAAATCTTGCTGAATCAGGCATAATAGAGATTGTTGAATCATTAAGCAATGCTAAGAAAACTGGTTTTGCTCCAATTACATTTTGGCCATTTATTATCATCTGATCACCAACTGCT
The window above is part of the Clostridium saccharoperbutylacetonicum N1-4(HMT) genome. Proteins encoded here:
- a CDS encoding DUF6119 family protein, producing MKLSYYLFKNTVEDFKEIIIDKKVNSENNYEELNILNENLNFETKVYIQRNKTREQKWLKFLENDVEIVDKEKLKNTVNSFIILIKIYKDNDAYFFGITGGMGFTGINKDKLENDFGLKVTLNCVNPLELKALDVRNIDTKTRQKRIHINKGSRIGEFDFDFQQDIINLVSGKSKIEEIGKNLRGTSSLSLDSDTTFVQLGEKCSSLLDLYFSKDYKDEFDFVDNMTLIKNKEIKNTLFQTIWKKIEKREEDIVLTYPDMIEYERCNSFRIVYNSKIKEIEELDILKLYDFLDNFHINNYEKIKVIGLDEFGNPITTSVSIKEFIVCEINYDGKLYIFTLNNWYYIEDNYYNMIQESVNQIKLIEGSFLEPIKEGESEGVYNERQRNDFFILMDKKNFQVPNSRSKIEICDLFSRENHFVCVKKDTSSATLSHLFSQGSVSMDLLKNIPEYRGELIKHIKNKFSDKSYSIDNFPFDKSIVVYAISTSKEGDIRNIIPFFSKVNLLQHVKRIRELGMDVRLFKIPVIKEV
- a CDS encoding recombinase family protein, whose translation is MKNILECILTIKQRRSMLSGKKSHAYKDESEIIRIEGGIPAIVSKEDFEEILKMRRKKPGTNKAKENYLLTGLIRCGCLLRKSWTC
- a CDS encoding PTS sugar transporter subunit IIA; translation: MFNIFNKKKNKRLYAFATGVSVDLKDVQDEVFSQKMMGEGIAIKPSEGKIYSPCDGTIVVVMKESKHAVGIKTKDGVESLIHVGIDTVTLNGEGFELHCEEGKAVKKGDLLISFDRNFIKEKGLDDITMLIISNANDNKITNFNVGKDMKAKESPLIEFK
- a CDS encoding 6-phospho-alpha-glucosidase, with the protein product MKKFKLVIVGGGSTYTPGIVKSLLSKKEDFKISELRLYDINAERQNKVGVIVKKVVEMFDPEVKLVLTTDPEEGFKDADFVFAQMRVGLYKMREQDEKIPLKYDVVGQETCGPGGLAYGLRTIYPMVEMIDFCEKYANKNYWIVNYSNPAAIVAKAMYKLRPNARILNICDMPVAIMRNMANILDCDRHDIEADYFGLNHFGWFTKIRVSGEDKTEELKAYVKEHGYIPPDSRSEVRHNDASWLHTFDNAKHIVQMFPKYLPNTYMQYYLLGDRIVKEADKNHTRANEVMEGREKKIFDAVDQYNATGQIDLTQFFTGVHGEFIVEVAMSLAFDLRKRHLVMVENNGAIKNLPDDAMVEVPAYITKDGPEPVRVGEIPTFYKGIIEQQEASEKLVVEAAIEGSYEKALMAFTMNKTIPSAFVAKQILDDMIEANKEYWPDLK
- a CDS encoding PTS transporter subunit EIIC, with protein sequence MKDKILNSMQKFAKAMIGPVLFLPIVGMLIALTAVFTNTTFVKEGGAIWVTGKFFNGMLSPIMGNLSILFCVGIAMGMSKKKKAEAAFISIMSYILFLGANSKWLELSGKIIKGDTASALYGTGQTIQLGFHVTDMGVFLGMILGVLVAIVHNKYIDKEFSGAMAPYGNSKFVFVIMIPVVAILSIGTTYVWPTIAAGITALTGFMSSAGAAGVFVYGFLNRFLVPTGLHHLIWSPFLYSAVGDQMIINGQNVIGAKPVFLALLNDSTISIMPDSARFLTYGLVKTFGVIGVALAFYFTAKKAKRSNLKAQLIPSTLTAVIAGITEPLEFTFIFAAPLLWFVYSVIDGLFQMFVYLLNVRVCATNGILDFLVINLPAGIGKTHWPVYILVGLVEIVVIFLVFKFMIEKMNLRTPGREENDADAVIDLNENAAKVKQDMKSANKNNSKANNDDEKALTIIKALGGKANIVTVENCFSRLRVDVVDNSLIDEEALKGTGAAGVVKKGNNIQVVYGLSINKIRTIVDEALDRVE